From Pseudothermotoga thermarum DSM 5069, a single genomic window includes:
- the rpsH gene encoding 30S ribosomal protein S8 translates to MWSDPIADMLTRIRNANAAMKDFVDVPASNLKKAICEILKREGFIQDFKYIEDGKQGILRIQLKYKGQRKNRERVIKGIVRVSKPGRRIYVGKDEIPKVKNGIGIAILTTSKGVLTDKEARALGVGGEVIAYVW, encoded by the coding sequence ATGTGGAGTGACCCAATAGCCGATATGCTAACTCGCATCAGAAATGCAAACGCAGCAATGAAAGACTTTGTGGATGTTCCGGCTTCAAATTTGAAAAAAGCTATTTGTGAAATTCTCAAACGTGAAGGTTTTATACAAGACTTCAAATACATTGAAGATGGAAAACAAGGTATACTCAGAATTCAGTTGAAATATAAAGGTCAAAGGAAAAATCGCGAGCGGGTTATCAAAGGTATCGTTAGGGTTTCAAAACCTGGTAGAAGAATATACGTTGGCAAAGATGAGATACCGAAAGTAAAAAACGGCATAGGCATTGCCATACTCACAACATCCAAAGGAGTACTTACGGACAAGGAAGCACGCGCTCTTGGAGTAGGCGGAGAAGTCATAGCCTACGTATGGTAA
- a CDS encoding type Z 30S ribosomal protein S14, with protein MPRKALIERWKKPKKFKVREYTRCKICGRARSVYREFNLCRVCFRKMALEGKLPGVKKASW; from the coding sequence ATGCCAAGAAAAGCGCTTATCGAAAGATGGAAAAAACCCAAGAAGTTCAAGGTAAGAGAATACACAAGATGCAAAATCTGTGGAAGAGCTAGATCAGTTTACAGAGAATTCAACTTGTGCAGGGTTTGCTTCAGAAAAATGGCACTGGAAGGAAAACTCCCTGGTGTCAAGAAAGCCAGCTGGTAA
- the rplE gene encoding 50S ribosomal protein L5, whose translation MGNNYVPLKDKYLNEVVPTLMKEFNYKNIHQVPKIEKIVINMGIGEGARNPDLLNRHLQELAAITGQRPVITKAKKSISNFKIRKGMSIGLKVTLRGVRMWNFLYKLANIVLPKVRDFRGLNPNSFDGRGNYSFGLTEQYVFPEITPDQSPRAQGMDITIVTTAKTDEEARRLLELLGLPFRK comes from the coding sequence ATGGGCAACAATTATGTTCCACTGAAAGACAAGTACTTGAATGAAGTAGTACCAACCTTGATGAAAGAGTTCAATTACAAAAATATCCATCAAGTTCCAAAAATCGAGAAAATAGTTATAAACATGGGAATCGGAGAAGGAGCAAGGAATCCTGACTTGCTCAACAGACATTTGCAGGAGCTTGCGGCAATAACAGGTCAAAGACCAGTTATAACCAAGGCAAAAAAGAGCATTTCAAACTTCAAGATTAGAAAAGGAATGAGTATTGGTTTGAAAGTAACTCTACGTGGCGTGAGAATGTGGAACTTTTTGTACAAATTGGCTAACATAGTTCTTCCAAAAGTTAGAGACTTCAGAGGACTGAATCCAAATTCTTTTGACGGACGTGGAAACTATTCCTTTGGGTTGACCGAACAATACGTCTTTCCAGAGATTACTCCAGATCAATCCCCCAGAGCCCAAGGTATGGACATAACAATAGTCACAACGGCAAAGACCGACGAGGAAGCCCGCAGGCTTTTGGAATTACTTGGACTGCCCTTCAGAAAGTGA